A section of the Pseudomonas sp. FP453 genome encodes:
- the greA gene encoding transcription elongation factor GreA, with protein MTKYPMTVQGFKALEEEHAHLTKVVRPKLSQDIGTARELGDLKENAEYHAAREQQGMVEARIRDIEGRLQNSVVIDVTTIPKTGKVIFGTTVEIANVETDESVVYHIVGEDEADFKLGKISVGSPLARALIAKEEGDVVAVKTPGGVIEYEIVEVRHV; from the coding sequence ATGACCAAATACCCAATGACCGTCCAGGGCTTCAAGGCCCTGGAAGAGGAGCACGCCCACCTGACCAAGGTCGTACGTCCAAAGCTGAGCCAGGACATCGGTACGGCCCGCGAGCTGGGTGACTTGAAGGAAAACGCCGAATACCACGCTGCCCGTGAGCAGCAGGGTATGGTCGAGGCGCGGATCCGTGACATCGAAGGTCGCCTGCAGAATTCGGTGGTCATCGATGTGACGACCATTCCGAAGACGGGCAAGGTGATTTTCGGCACCACCGTGGAAATCGCCAACGTCGAGACTGACGAGAGCGTGGTTTACCACATCGTTGGTGAAGATGAAGCTGACTTCAAACTCGGCAAAATCTCCGTCGGCTCGCCGCTCGCTCGCGCCTTGATTGCCAAGGAAGAGGGTGATGTGGTGGCCGTCAAGACGCCGGGTGGCGTGATCGAGTACGAGATTGTTGAAGTTCGTCACGTCTGA